The genomic window CCCCGGCGATTTGATTTCGGAAGCGGTCCGCGATCATCTGCAAAAAAGGGAAGGAACCCTGTTGCAATGGGCTCGTCGCGGCGGCCTGGACAAAGTCAACGTCGCTGGAATTCAGCTCGACATAGGGAAAGTTGGCATCGGATCTGGCAAGACCATTGCCAAGGCGCTAGCTGAACTATCGGATGCGACCAAGGCGATGATTGTGCTGGTCATCGATGAGGCACAACACGCGATCACCACGGATGCCGGCGCCTCCGCACTGTTCGCTCTCAAGGCAGCGCGCGACCAGCTCAACGGCTCAAATCATTACGGATTCCGGCTCATTGCGACAGGATCCAACAGGGACAAACTGAGTTTGCTCGTACAAGGAAAAGACCAGGCATTTCTTAGCGCCGTGTTGCTCGATCTTGAGCCCCTGGGCGACGACTACCTTGCATGGGAAATTGATCAATATGACGGTGAGGTAAAACCATCCTTGGATGTGCTGCGCGCCGCATTCATCGCCGCTGGCCACAAGCCAGAATCCCTGCGTAAGGCCCTCGATGACCTGGCGTTTCGTTTTGACGTAACGGCAGAGAATGTCGATACCGTGTTTCAGGAAGTGCTTAACAAGATCATGGTGGACGCAAAACAAGGCTTCATGCGCGAAGTGAATGGGCTGCCCCCGTTGCAGGCAGCCGTGCTGACTGTGATGGCGATCACCGG from Glaciimonas sp. CA11.2 includes these protein-coding regions:
- a CDS encoding ATP-binding protein, with protein sequence MSSTPIFHRTILAENIAKRTLSPKGASGVFISAPRRTGKSTLINEDIIPFLKSQGAEVIYVDLWSDRSRDPGDLISEAVRDHLQKREGTLLQWARRGGLDKVNVAGIQLDIGKVGIGSGKTIAKALAELSDATKAMIVLVIDEAQHAITTDAGASALFALKAARDQLNGSNHYGFRLIATGSNRDKLSLLVQGKDQAFLSAVLLDLEPLGDDYLAWEIDQYDGEVKPSLDVLRAAFIAAGHKPESLRKALDDLAFRFDVTAENVDTVFQEVLNKIMVDAKQGFMREVNGLPPLQAAVLTVMAITGHDFAPFRTNTYEMYKDACARLTNAAVTIEDSSIQYALEALRTKSLVWKSSRGVYAIEDSQHATWLKEE